Proteins encoded by one window of Canis lupus dingo isolate Sandy chromosome 22, ASM325472v2, whole genome shotgun sequence:
- the F7 gene encoding coagulation factor VII isoform X1: MGLTMVAWAGELALLCFLLGLQGSLAAVFLTQEEAQGVLHRQRRANSFLEELRAGSLERECREEQCSFEEAREIFQDVDRTRQFWISYKDGDQCASNPCQNGGSCEDQLQSYICFCPDDFQGRNCETNKKDQLICMNENGGCQQYCSDHAEARRSCWCHEGYTLQDDGVSCMPIVEYPCGKIPVLEKRIGSNPQGRIVGGKVCPKGECPWQAAVKVDGKLLCGGTLIDAAWVVSAAHCFERIKNWKNLTVVLGEHDLSEDDGDEQERHVARVIVPDKYIPLKTNHDIALLHLRTPVAYTDHVVPLCLPEKTFSERTLAFIRFSTVSGWGQLLDRGATALQLMAIDVPRVMTQDCQEQSRRRSGSPAITENMFCAGYLDGSKDACQGDSGGPHATKFQGTWYLTGVVSWGEGCAAEGHFGVYTRVSQYIEWLRQLMVSSHTLRGLLRAPLP, translated from the exons ATGGGTCTCACCATGGTTGCCTGGGCAGGTGAGCTGGCCCTCCTCTGCTTCCTACTGGGCCTGCAGGGGTCTCTGGCTGCAG TCTTCCTCACCCAGGAGGAAGCCCAGGGTGTCCTGCACCGGCAAAGGCGCGCCAACTCGTTCCTGGAGGAGCTGCGGGCCGGCTCCCTGGAGAGAGAGTGCCGGGAGGAGCAGTGCTCCTTTGAGGAGGCCCGGGAGATCTTCCAGGACGTGGACAGGACG AGGCAATTCTGGATTTCTTACAAAG atggggaccagtgcGCCTCGAATCCATGCCAGAACGGAGGCTCCTGTGAGGACCAGCTCCAGTCCTACATCTGCTTCTGCCCCGATGACTTCCAGGGCCGGAACTGTGAGACAA ATAAGAAGGACCAGCTGATCTGTATGAATGAGAATGGAGGCTGTCAGCAGTACTGCAGTGACCACGCAGAGGCCAGGCGTTCCTGCTGGTGCCACGAGGGGTACACGCTCCAAGACGATGGAGTGTCCTGCATGCCCATAG TGGAATATCCGTGTGGAAAAATACCTGTTCTGGAGAAGAGAATTGGCAGCAACCCCCAAGGCCGAATTGTGGGTGGCAAAGTGTGCCCCAAAGGGGAGTGCCCCTGGCAG GCGGCAGTGAAGGTGGATGGGAAGCTGCTGTGTGGGGGCACCCTGATCGACGCTGCCTGGGTCGTCTCTGCAGCTCACTGCTTCGAAAGAATCAAGAACTGGAAAAACCTGACAGTGGTGCTGG GCGAGCATGACCTCAGTGAGGACGACGGCGATGAGCAGGAGCGGCATGTGGCCCGGGTCATCGTCCCCGATAAGTACATTCCCCTCAAGACGAACCATGACATCGCCCTGCTGCACCTGCGCACACCCGTGGCCTACACCGACCATGTGGTGCCTCTGTGTCTGCCCGAGAAGACCTTCTCCGAGAGGACGCTGGCCTTCATCCGCTTCTCAACCGTCAGCGGCTGGGGCCAGCTGCTTGACAGGGGCGCCACGGCCCTCCAGCTCATGGCCATCGACGTGCCTCGGGTGATGACCCAGGACTGCCAGGAGCAGTCCCGCAGGAGAAGTGGCTCCCCCGCCATCACTGAGAATATGTTCTGTGCCGGCTACCTGGACGGGAGCAAGGACGCCTGCCAGGGGGACAGCGGGGGCCCGCATGCCACGAAGTTCCAGGGCACATGGTACCTGACAGGTGTCGTCAGCTGGGGGGAGGGCTGTGCGGCCGAAGGCCACTTTGGAGTGTACACCAGGGTCTCCCAGTACATCGAGTGGCTGCGCCAGCTCATGGTCTCCAGCCATACCTTGAGAGGCCTCCTCCGGGCCCCACTGCCCTAG
- the F7 gene encoding coagulation factor VII isoform X2 yields MGLTMVAWAGELALLCFLLGLQGSLAADGDQCASNPCQNGGSCEDQLQSYICFCPDDFQGRNCETNKKDQLICMNENGGCQQYCSDHAEARRSCWCHEGYTLQDDGVSCMPIVEYPCGKIPVLEKRIGSNPQGRIVGGKVCPKGECPWQAAVKVDGKLLCGGTLIDAAWVVSAAHCFERIKNWKNLTVVLGEHDLSEDDGDEQERHVARVIVPDKYIPLKTNHDIALLHLRTPVAYTDHVVPLCLPEKTFSERTLAFIRFSTVSGWGQLLDRGATALQLMAIDVPRVMTQDCQEQSRRRSGSPAITENMFCAGYLDGSKDACQGDSGGPHATKFQGTWYLTGVVSWGEGCAAEGHFGVYTRVSQYIEWLRQLMVSSHTLRGLLRAPLP; encoded by the exons ATGGGTCTCACCATGGTTGCCTGGGCAGGTGAGCTGGCCCTCCTCTGCTTCCTACTGGGCCTGCAGGGGTCTCTGGCTGCAG atggggaccagtgcGCCTCGAATCCATGCCAGAACGGAGGCTCCTGTGAGGACCAGCTCCAGTCCTACATCTGCTTCTGCCCCGATGACTTCCAGGGCCGGAACTGTGAGACAA ATAAGAAGGACCAGCTGATCTGTATGAATGAGAATGGAGGCTGTCAGCAGTACTGCAGTGACCACGCAGAGGCCAGGCGTTCCTGCTGGTGCCACGAGGGGTACACGCTCCAAGACGATGGAGTGTCCTGCATGCCCATAG TGGAATATCCGTGTGGAAAAATACCTGTTCTGGAGAAGAGAATTGGCAGCAACCCCCAAGGCCGAATTGTGGGTGGCAAAGTGTGCCCCAAAGGGGAGTGCCCCTGGCAG GCGGCAGTGAAGGTGGATGGGAAGCTGCTGTGTGGGGGCACCCTGATCGACGCTGCCTGGGTCGTCTCTGCAGCTCACTGCTTCGAAAGAATCAAGAACTGGAAAAACCTGACAGTGGTGCTGG GCGAGCATGACCTCAGTGAGGACGACGGCGATGAGCAGGAGCGGCATGTGGCCCGGGTCATCGTCCCCGATAAGTACATTCCCCTCAAGACGAACCATGACATCGCCCTGCTGCACCTGCGCACACCCGTGGCCTACACCGACCATGTGGTGCCTCTGTGTCTGCCCGAGAAGACCTTCTCCGAGAGGACGCTGGCCTTCATCCGCTTCTCAACCGTCAGCGGCTGGGGCCAGCTGCTTGACAGGGGCGCCACGGCCCTCCAGCTCATGGCCATCGACGTGCCTCGGGTGATGACCCAGGACTGCCAGGAGCAGTCCCGCAGGAGAAGTGGCTCCCCCGCCATCACTGAGAATATGTTCTGTGCCGGCTACCTGGACGGGAGCAAGGACGCCTGCCAGGGGGACAGCGGGGGCCCGCATGCCACGAAGTTCCAGGGCACATGGTACCTGACAGGTGTCGTCAGCTGGGGGGAGGGCTGTGCGGCCGAAGGCCACTTTGGAGTGTACACCAGGGTCTCCCAGTACATCGAGTGGCTGCGCCAGCTCATGGTCTCCAGCCATACCTTGAGAGGCCTCCTCCGGGCCCCACTGCCCTAG